A genomic segment from Glycine soja cultivar W05 chromosome 20, ASM419377v2, whole genome shotgun sequence encodes:
- the LOC114401922 gene encoding uncharacterized protein LOC114401922 yields MLIGDNFANWKDQIILTLGCMELDLALRMDNPPILMVESAQVDKENYEWWEQSNRLSLMLINSHVSKSIRGSIPESDKVKTYMNDIEEKFLSSNKSMANTLMEKLSSMKYDMGVCEHIMEMRDFVAKLKSLEIEISELFLLHF; encoded by the coding sequence ATGTTGATTGGTGATAATTTTGCTAATTGGAAGGACCAAATTATTTTGACCTTGGGGTGCATGGAATTGGACTTGGCACTACGTATGGATAATCCACCCATTCTCATGGTAGAAAGTGCTCAAGTAGATAAGGAAAACTATGAGTGGTGGGAGCAATCTAATCGCTTGAGTTTAATGCTCATAAATTCCCATGTAAGCAAAAGCATAAGGGGGTCTATTCCTGAAAGTGATAAGGTTAAGACTTATATGAATGATATTGAGGAGAAATTTCTTAGCTCTAATAAGTCCATGGCCAACACCCTAATGGAAAAGCTTTCAAGCATGAAGTATGATATGGGTGTGTGTGAGCACATTATGGAAATGAGGGATTTTGTTGCTAAACTAAAGTCCCTCGAAATTGAGATTTCTGAATTATTTCTTCTCCATTTCtga